In Paenibacillus algicola, a genomic segment contains:
- the pgsA gene encoding CDP-diacylglycerol--glycerol-3-phosphate 3-phosphatidyltransferase — MNLPNRITIARICLIPVMMIFLLVDFDFYPEPIVWEGFSLPFNQLIAALIFILAASTDWIDGYLARKHNMITNLGKLLDPLADKLLVAAVLISLVEMGKVESWIVVVIISREFAVTGLRQIALLDGAVVAAGNSGKLKTIVQIVAISALLINNFPFVFVGIPFDRIAIWAAAIITIYSGVEYFVKNKHLLRGVGAS, encoded by the coding sequence ATGAATTTACCGAATCGCATAACGATCGCGCGAATTTGCTTGATTCCCGTTATGATGATTTTTCTGCTCGTCGATTTTGATTTTTATCCGGAGCCGATTGTGTGGGAGGGCTTCTCGCTGCCCTTTAATCAGCTGATCGCAGCCTTGATATTTATTCTGGCTGCAAGCACGGACTGGATAGACGGGTACCTGGCCCGGAAGCACAATATGATTACCAACCTGGGAAAGCTGCTTGATCCGCTGGCTGACAAGCTGCTCGTTGCGGCGGTACTGATTTCTCTGGTCGAAATGGGCAAGGTAGAATCATGGATCGTGGTCGTCATCATCAGCCGGGAGTTTGCGGTTACAGGCCTGAGGCAGATTGCTTTGCTGGACGGCGCAGTAGTAGCTGCAGGAAATTCTGGAAAGCTGAAGACGATTGTTCAGATTGTGGCGATCTCGGCGCTGTTGATCAACAATTTTCCGTTCGTATTTGTCGGAATTCCGTTTGATCGCATTGCCATCTGGGCTGCAGCGATCATAACGATTTACTCCGGAGTCGAATACTTTGTAAAGAACAAGCATCTTTTGCGCGGTGTTGGCGCGTCATAG
- a CDS encoding DUF4175 domain-containing protein, whose product MTVSWIVTGLGFIVSLLGYYLIPSDWGYGILGFGLAHIALGVLDMFRQPARSGEKS is encoded by the coding sequence ATGACTGTGAGCTGGATCGTTACGGGGCTGGGCTTCATTGTCAGCCTGTTAGGCTATTATCTGATCCCTTCGGATTGGGGCTACGGCATTCTGGGCTTCGGTCTTGCGCATATTGCGCTTGGTGTTCTGGATATGTTCCGTCAGCCTGCCCGCAGCGGCGAAAAGTCCTAA
- a CDS encoding DUF3243 domain-containing protein — protein MSSVLKNFDSWKKFLGERVVQAEKAGMDENTISQLAYEIGDFLDEKVDPGNHSNRALKEIWDVGNEEERRTIAKLMVKLAKNNA, from the coding sequence ATGTCATCCGTACTCAAGAACTTCGATTCCTGGAAAAAGTTTCTCGGCGAGCGTGTCGTTCAGGCCGAAAAAGCAGGCATGGACGAGAACACCATTTCTCAGCTGGCCTATGAAATCGGTGATTTTCTAGACGAAAAGGTCGATCCCGGCAACCATTCCAACCGCGCTCTGAAGGAAATTTGGGATGTGGGCAACGAGGAAGAGCGCCGCACGATCGCGAAGCTGATGGTCAAGCTGGCCAAAAATAACGCCTAA
- a CDS encoding helix-turn-helix domain-containing protein: MSELGQQLREARLQKGMSLDDVQEITKIRKRYLEAIEAGDYKVLPGSFYVRAFIKTYAEAVGLNPDELMEGHKQDMPKAAPEATMEPVIQKRSSRASSDRNTSWLPTVLMWTFPVLIVAVIVYYAFLANKSDPNEGYTAVPPAQEQPSGEGASGEGGGGEQPAEPSDNGEAGTDNAPVDEEPAEGSGEDAEGNGDGAEDGNSEEEPAEEEPVNVSVTQDRSEGKYTIFKVASPAGAGVPVEITASGTSWVEIYRGYNSQGENLYYGNMNAGDVFTDEMDAQGLYIKSAYSPATVIKVGGQVVTDGKSTSRLFFEPVDAEASGE, translated from the coding sequence ATGTCCGAACTGGGACAACAATTGAGAGAAGCGCGTCTTCAAAAAGGAATGAGTCTGGATGACGTGCAGGAGATAACGAAAATACGCAAACGCTACCTGGAAGCCATCGAGGCTGGCGATTATAAGGTGCTTCCCGGCAGCTTCTATGTACGGGCCTTCATCAAAACCTACGCGGAGGCGGTGGGTCTGAATCCGGATGAGCTGATGGAGGGACATAAGCAGGATATGCCGAAGGCTGCACCGGAAGCCACGATGGAGCCCGTTATTCAGAAGCGCTCGAGCCGAGCTTCCTCGGATCGCAACACAAGCTGGCTTCCGACGGTATTGATGTGGACTTTTCCGGTATTAATCGTTGCAGTCATCGTATACTACGCTTTCCTCGCGAACAAAAGTGATCCGAATGAAGGCTATACAGCTGTGCCGCCTGCCCAAGAACAGCCAAGCGGCGAAGGCGCGTCCGGAGAGGGCGGCGGCGGGGAGCAGCCTGCCGAGCCATCGGATAACGGGGAAGCGGGAACAGATAATGCGCCTGTTGATGAGGAACCGGCTGAGGGCTCCGGAGAGGATGCTGAGGGCAACGGAGACGGTGCAGAGGACGGCAATTCGGAGGAAGAACCCGCCGAGGAGGAACCTGTGAATGTGTCTGTTACGCAGGACCGCTCGGAAGGAAAGTATACGATCTTTAAAGTGGCATCCCCTGCGGGTGCCGGTGTACCGGTTGAGATTACAGCCAGCGGAACGAGCTGGGTTGAAATTTACCGGGGCTATAATTCTCAGGGTGAGAATTTATATTATGGCAACATGAATGCGGGCGATGTTTTCACCGATGAGATGGATGCTCAGGGGCTGTACATCAAGTCAGCCTACTCTCCAGCGACAGTTATTAAAGTAGGAGGACAGGTCGTTACTGACGGCAAGTCCACCTCGAGACTGTTTTTTGAGCCTGTGGATGCTGAAGCTAGCGGTGAATGA
- the ymfI gene encoding elongation factor P 5-aminopentanone reductase, producing MISRAEVKPIGEMTVLVTGASRGIGAAIAERFAAVGMNIVIHYSASHEAANEVARKCMASGAKVLTVSADLKDKEQILRMKEKLLDHGMEPDILVNNAGIAHYGLLSDVSEEEWDELMAVNLKGLFLCAQAFMGRMVSQRYGRIINVSSVWGQSGAACEVLYSTSKGGVNAFTKALAKELAPSGVTVNAVAPGAVDTSMLDHLQGDDLKLLEEEIPVGRLAQPDEISSLVYFLALPESGYITGQVISPNGGWMT from the coding sequence ATGATCTCACGGGCAGAGGTGAAGCCGATCGGGGAGATGACGGTGCTGGTAACGGGGGCCAGCCGGGGCATCGGGGCTGCAATTGCGGAGCGGTTTGCTGCGGTCGGCATGAATATCGTCATCCATTATTCAGCCTCCCATGAAGCGGCCAATGAGGTCGCGCGCAAATGCATGGCGAGCGGTGCGAAGGTGCTGACGGTCTCTGCCGACCTAAAGGATAAAGAGCAGATTCTGCGAATGAAGGAGAAGCTGCTGGACCACGGGATGGAGCCGGATATTCTAGTGAATAATGCCGGCATTGCCCATTATGGCCTGCTGTCAGACGTTTCCGAAGAGGAATGGGATGAGCTGATGGCTGTCAATCTGAAGGGGCTGTTTCTGTGCGCTCAGGCTTTTATGGGCCGCATGGTTTCCCAGCGCTATGGACGCATTATTAATGTGTCCTCGGTCTGGGGACAGTCCGGGGCAGCCTGCGAGGTGCTGTACTCCACCAGTAAAGGCGGAGTGAATGCATTTACGAAAGCGCTGGCCAAGGAGCTGGCTCCTTCAGGTGTTACCGTGAATGCGGTGGCCCCGGGCGCAGTGGATACTTCAATGCTGGATCATCTTCAGGGAGACGATTTGAAGCTGCTGGAGGAGGAAATTCCTGTCGGGCGCCTGGCCCAGCCAGATGAAATCTCTTCGCTGGTGTACTTTCTGGCCCTGCCGGAATCCGGTTATATTACAGGGCAAGTCATTAGTCCGAACGGTGGCTGGATGACCTGA
- a CDS encoding YajQ family cyclic di-GMP-binding protein: MASENSFDIVSKMDMQELNNAVTQTEREIENRFDFKGSKSSLKLEKDALVIVSDDEYKLNAVIDILQTKMVKRGLSLKNVEYGKLEPASMGTVRQRLSLKQGVDQENAKKINILIRDSKLKVKSQIQGDQIRVTGKSRDDLQDVMQLLRKADLPLDLQFTNLKS, from the coding sequence ATGGCTTCAGAAAATTCGTTTGATATTGTATCCAAGATGGACATGCAGGAGCTGAACAATGCCGTCACTCAAACGGAGCGGGAGATTGAGAACCGCTTTGACTTCAAGGGCAGTAAGAGCAGCCTGAAGCTGGAGAAGGACGCATTGGTTATTGTTTCGGATGATGAGTATAAATTGAATGCGGTCATTGATATTTTACAGACCAAGATGGTCAAGCGCGGCTTGTCGCTGAAAAATGTCGAATACGGCAAGCTTGAGCCGGCCTCCATGGGCACGGTGCGTCAGCGTCTGTCCTTGAAGCAAGGAGTTGATCAGGAGAATGCGAAGAAAATTAACATTCTGATCCGTGATTCTAAGCTGAAGGTAAAGAGCCAGATTCAAGGGGACCAGATTCGTGTAACCGGCAAGAGCCGGGATGATCTGCAGGACGTTATGCAGCTACTGCGTAAGGCCGATCTGCCGCTGGACCTTCAATTTACGAACCTGAAATCATAA
- a CDS encoding DUF3388 domain-containing protein: protein MEPKQWYMEYKIHKNRPGLLGDIASMLGMLEVNILTINGVEGQTRGMLLETSDDEKISLMGQMLNKVSNITITALRPPKLVDILAVRHGRYIDRDSDDRKTFRFTRDELGLLVDFLGELFKREGNQVIGLRGMPRVGKTESIIAGSVCAMKRWTFVSSTLLRQTVRSQLSEEELNPSNVFIIDGIVSTIRSNERHYQLLQDIMSAPSTKVIEHPDIFIRESEYSYDDIDIIIELRNNPGEEILYDTFTGTYSDDL, encoded by the coding sequence GTGGAACCTAAACAATGGTATATGGAGTACAAGATACATAAGAACCGGCCGGGCCTGCTGGGTGATATCGCATCCATGCTAGGGATGCTGGAGGTCAATATTCTGACCATTAACGGGGTTGAGGGACAGACCCGGGGCATGCTGCTCGAGACAAGTGATGATGAGAAAATCTCTCTGATGGGCCAGATGCTGAATAAAGTAAGCAACATTACAATTACTGCCCTGAGACCGCCTAAGCTGGTGGACATTCTGGCGGTTCGACACGGCCGCTACATTGACCGGGATTCGGACGATCGCAAAACGTTCCGTTTTACACGTGATGAATTAGGACTTTTGGTGGATTTTTTAGGAGAACTGTTTAAGAGAGAAGGCAATCAGGTGATTGGACTTCGGGGTATGCCCCGTGTCGGCAAAACAGAGTCTATTATCGCCGGCAGTGTCTGCGCGATGAAGCGCTGGACTTTTGTATCCTCTACGCTGCTGCGTCAAACGGTTCGCAGTCAGCTGTCGGAGGAAGAGCTGAATCCATCCAATGTTTTTATTATTGATGGGATTGTGAGCACGATTCGCTCGAATGAGCGGCACTATCAGCTGCTTCAGGATATTATGAGCGCCCCGAGCACGAAGGTGATTGAGCATCCGGATATTTTTATTCGGGAATCGGAATACAGCTATGATGATATTGATATTATTATTGAGCTTCGAAACAACCCGGGCGAGGAAATACTCTATGATACGTTTACCGGCACATATAGTGATGATCTATAG